In the Rhizobium sp. CB3090 genome, one interval contains:
- a CDS encoding DUF1402 family protein, which translates to MRRILITLLLAVVSLSWIPAYADAAAMVPPGNRNAEQPPIPGASVRRTKGTNSTFERKYQKVHELLATDTRLMSKIKSTARAYGIDPIHIIGALVGEHTYNVDAYDGLQSYYVKAASYAGESFRFAYNGESVDDFVARPQFDACKGKRDSYSLWTCREDVWESDFRGKKVGGKSFPDNRFSAVFFQPFYAGQTFGLGQVNPLTALELSDLVSSTSGIPKLDEKDAGSVYKAIMDPDLSLAFVAASIRKSIDDYRSIAGMDISGNPGITATLYNVGNSRQRAAALAAKNRGAAQPVWPEENYYGWLINDKLDDLKSLL; encoded by the coding sequence GTGCGACGCATTCTGATCACCCTTCTTCTGGCGGTTGTCAGCCTCTCCTGGATCCCGGCCTATGCGGATGCGGCGGCGATGGTGCCGCCAGGCAACCGCAACGCCGAGCAACCCCCGATCCCCGGTGCATCCGTGCGCCGCACCAAGGGCACGAATTCCACTTTCGAGCGCAAATACCAGAAGGTTCATGAACTGCTGGCGACCGATACCCGGCTGATGTCGAAGATCAAGTCGACGGCGCGCGCCTATGGCATCGATCCGATCCACATCATCGGCGCGCTGGTCGGTGAGCATACCTATAATGTCGACGCCTATGACGGCCTGCAGTCCTATTACGTCAAGGCTGCCTCCTATGCCGGCGAGAGCTTCCGTTTCGCCTATAACGGCGAAAGCGTCGACGATTTCGTTGCCCGGCCGCAATTCGATGCTTGCAAGGGCAAAAGGGATTCCTACAGCCTCTGGACCTGCCGCGAAGATGTCTGGGAAAGCGATTTCCGGGGCAAGAAGGTCGGCGGCAAATCTTTCCCGGACAACCGTTTCAGCGCCGTGTTCTTCCAGCCCTTCTATGCCGGCCAGACCTTCGGCCTCGGCCAGGTCAATCCGCTGACGGCGCTGGAACTTTCCGATCTCGTCAGCAGCACGTCCGGCATTCCGAAGCTGGATGAAAAGGATGCCGGCAGCGTCTACAAGGCCATCATGGACCCCGACCTGTCGCTCGCCTTCGTTGCTGCCTCGATCCGCAAGTCGATCGACGATTACCGCTCGATCGCCGGCATGGATATTTCCGGCAATCCGGGCATTACGGCGACGCTCTACAATGTCGGCAATTCCCGCCAGCGGGCCGCAGCACTCGCCGCCAAGAACCGGGGGGCAGCGCAGCCGGTCTGGCCGGAGGAAAATTACTATGGCTGGCTTATCAATGATAAGCTGGACGATCTGAAGTCGCTGCTCTAA
- a CDS encoding cytochrome P450, translating into MDMIPEAFSPPAPTPRTVPPSRLTIIRTILRNPLELWGEPSYTLPWIMTRFFRERTLIVNDPGLIKHVLVDNASNYRMSEIRQLVLRPILRDGLLTAEGQVWKRSRKAVAPVFTPRHAQGFAGQMLSQSETYVRKYEEAGGGKVFDIAIDMTELTFAILADTLFSGEIVTESGHFADDVNQLLHRMGRVDPMDLLRAPSWVPRLTRIGGQKVLDKFRGIVRKTMELRLDKMRRDRASAPDDFLTLLLEKAGPDGLTMEEIEDNILTFIGAGHETTARALAWTIYCVANTPHIRDAMEAEIDRVLATGAEPVAWLDLMPNVRAAFEEAMRLYPPAPSINRAAIADDEWTSPSGERVEIPADITVLIMPWTLHRHALYWDKPRAFMPERFLPENRGKINRFQYLPFGAGPRVCIGATFALQEAVIALAVMMHRFRFDATDETNPWPVQKLTTQPQGGLPMRVTRR; encoded by the coding sequence ATGGACATGATCCCGGAAGCCTTCTCTCCGCCGGCCCCGACCCCGCGCACCGTCCCGCCGTCGCGCCTGACGATCATCCGCACCATCCTGCGCAATCCACTGGAATTATGGGGCGAGCCTTCCTACACGCTGCCGTGGATCATGACGCGCTTCTTTCGTGAGCGCACGCTGATCGTCAATGATCCCGGACTGATCAAGCATGTGCTGGTCGACAATGCCTCCAATTACCGCATGTCGGAGATTCGCCAGCTCGTGCTCAGGCCGATCCTGCGCGACGGCCTGCTGACCGCCGAAGGCCAGGTTTGGAAGCGCTCGCGCAAGGCCGTGGCGCCAGTCTTCACGCCGCGCCATGCCCAGGGCTTTGCCGGCCAGATGCTGAGCCAGAGCGAAACCTATGTTCGCAAATACGAGGAGGCCGGCGGCGGCAAGGTTTTCGATATCGCCATCGATATGACCGAGCTCACCTTCGCCATCCTCGCGGACACTTTGTTTTCCGGTGAGATCGTCACCGAAAGCGGCCATTTCGCCGATGACGTCAATCAGCTTCTGCATCGCATGGGCCGCGTCGATCCGATGGACCTTCTGCGCGCCCCTTCCTGGGTGCCACGCCTTACCCGCATCGGCGGTCAGAAGGTGCTCGACAAGTTTCGCGGCATCGTCCGAAAGACCATGGAACTTCGTCTCGACAAAATGCGCAGAGATCGCGCCAGCGCCCCCGACGATTTCCTGACGCTGCTCTTGGAAAAGGCCGGCCCGGACGGCCTGACCATGGAGGAGATCGAGGACAATATCCTGACCTTCATCGGCGCCGGTCATGAGACGACGGCGAGGGCGCTGGCCTGGACGATCTACTGTGTCGCCAACACGCCGCATATCCGCGACGCCATGGAGGCGGAAATCGATCGGGTGCTCGCGACCGGCGCCGAGCCCGTCGCCTGGCTCGACCTGATGCCGAATGTCCGTGCCGCCTTCGAGGAGGCGATGCGCCTCTATCCGCCGGCACCATCGATCAATCGCGCCGCGATTGCCGACGACGAATGGACAAGCCCAAGCGGCGAGCGTGTCGAGATCCCGGCTGATATCACCGTGCTGATCATGCCATGGACGCTGCATCGCCACGCGCTCTATTGGGACAAGCCGCGCGCCTTCATGCCCGAACGCTTCCTCCCGGAAAATCGCGGTAAGATCAACCGGTTCCAGTACCTGCCCTTCGGCGCCGGCCCGCGCGTCTGTATCGGCGCCACTTTCGCCCTGCAGGAAGCCGTTATCGCCCTTGCCGTCATGATGCACCGCTTCCGGTTCGATGCGACCGACGAGACGAATCCCTGGCCGGTGCAGAAGCTCACGACACAGCCGCAAGGCGGGCTGCCGATGCGGGTCACCAGGCGATAG